Proteins co-encoded in one Flavobacterium fluviale genomic window:
- a CDS encoding tetratricopeptide repeat protein, giving the protein MRKLSWFFLFQIILISTTVSAQKSAIYTYDLKDFDKALALYNDKQYASAQLIFQHVKSNATTEEVQSDCAFYIANCAIRTNQANADALVEKFVSDYPTSTKQNQAYIEAAQYFFDQGNYPKALQWFDKVDESYMSKTESDKFNFMKGYSYFNAKKKKEATNYFNKVVNSKEYGSQAKYYLGFMAYEGDDYKEATKYFDEVSGEEKYKEKLSYYQADMNFKLGNFQKAIDLGQTAMAKSNALEQSELNKIIGESYFNLKQYGKAIPFLEKYEGKKGKWNNTDFYQLGYAYYEQKNYEKAISQFNKIIEGKDFVAQNAYYHLGLSYLNIGKKQEALNAFKNASEMDFNAQIQEDAALNYAKLSYDIGNAYQAVPGILLDFLKKYPNNSSRAEVEKLLVDSYISSKNYKEALALLEKNRTAENKAAYQKVLFYRGLELYNESNYQEAGRMFKSAVSEQKTPEFTARATFWKAETEYLNDDMQNALLTYKQFAGMAAAKSTDEYKNINYNIGYTYFKLKEYDQAANSFQAQIDNSPSDKVRLNDSYLRLGDCRFVTSKYSAANEAYSKAIAAKGVDADYAQFQKALSYGFMSNNAKKIDELNNFVKMYNKSSYRDDALYELGNTYVAEKKNDQALKAYDQLISEFKNGSFTSKAILKQGLIYYNSDRDEQALTKFKKVAAEFPKTPEALEAVSTARLIYVDTGKVDEYATWVRTLDFVAVTDADLDNDTYDAAFKQYNQNNAKTAITGFAGYVSKFPNGMHALEANFYLAQLYYAEGSETKSIANYQFVIDQPRNEFTEQALNRLAQIYLKAKDCDKAIPVLVRLDSEADFPQNKNFAQANLMKCYYDKKDYDNSVVSAEKVLENPKADAGVKADAQIIVARAAIQTGNEDKAKTAYAKLATTSKGELAAEALYYDAYFKTKEGKFDASNTAVQKLAKSYSAYKYYGAKGLVLMAKNFYGLKDSYQATYILDNVINNFTDYPDVVEEAKKELSAIKLEESKTNSSINK; this is encoded by the coding sequence ATGCGTAAACTTTCCTGGTTCTTTTTATTCCAAATTATCCTTATTTCGACCACAGTTTCGGCACAAAAATCAGCTATATATACTTACGATTTAAAGGATTTTGACAAAGCACTGGCTTTATATAATGACAAACAATATGCTTCGGCACAACTTATCTTTCAACACGTAAAGAGCAACGCAACAACCGAGGAAGTGCAGTCAGACTGTGCGTTTTACATTGCCAACTGTGCGATAAGAACCAATCAGGCAAATGCTGATGCTTTAGTAGAAAAATTTGTCAGCGATTATCCAACGAGCACCAAACAAAATCAGGCTTATATAGAAGCGGCGCAGTATTTTTTCGATCAGGGAAATTATCCAAAAGCTTTACAGTGGTTTGACAAAGTAGACGAAAGTTACATGAGTAAAACCGAGTCGGATAAGTTTAATTTCATGAAAGGTTACAGCTATTTTAATGCAAAAAAGAAAAAAGAAGCGACCAATTATTTTAATAAAGTAGTGAATTCTAAAGAATACGGTTCTCAAGCTAAATATTATTTAGGATTTATGGCTTATGAAGGCGACGATTATAAAGAAGCGACTAAATATTTTGATGAAGTTTCAGGCGAAGAAAAATACAAAGAAAAGCTTTCCTATTATCAGGCTGATATGAATTTCAAACTTGGAAATTTCCAAAAAGCAATTGATTTAGGGCAGACTGCAATGGCAAAATCGAATGCTTTAGAACAATCTGAGTTGAATAAAATTATTGGAGAAAGTTATTTCAATTTAAAACAGTACGGCAAAGCGATTCCGTTTTTAGAAAAATATGAAGGTAAAAAAGGGAAGTGGAATAATACCGATTTTTATCAGTTAGGTTACGCGTATTACGAGCAGAAAAATTATGAAAAAGCGATTTCTCAATTCAATAAAATTATTGAAGGAAAAGATTTCGTGGCACAAAATGCATACTACCATTTAGGGCTGAGTTATTTGAATATTGGTAAAAAGCAGGAAGCTTTAAATGCTTTTAAAAATGCTTCTGAAATGGATTTCAATGCGCAGATTCAAGAAGATGCGGCTTTAAATTACGCTAAATTGAGTTATGATATTGGAAATGCCTATCAAGCTGTTCCAGGAATTTTGTTGGATTTCCTAAAAAAATATCCAAACAATTCAAGCCGTGCAGAAGTAGAAAAATTATTGGTGGACTCTTATATTTCTTCTAAAAACTACAAAGAAGCGCTGGCTTTATTAGAAAAAAACAGAACTGCAGAAAACAAAGCTGCGTACCAAAAAGTATTATTTTACCGCGGATTAGAGTTGTATAATGAATCTAATTATCAAGAAGCTGGCAGAATGTTTAAAAGTGCTGTAAGCGAGCAAAAAACTCCTGAATTTACAGCTCGTGCTACTTTCTGGAAAGCCGAAACAGAATATCTTAATGATGATATGCAAAATGCTTTGCTGACTTACAAACAGTTTGCAGGAATGGCAGCCGCAAAATCGACAGATGAATATAAAAATATCAATTATAATATTGGTTACACTTATTTTAAACTGAAAGAATACGATCAGGCGGCTAATTCTTTTCAAGCGCAAATTGATAATTCTCCTTCAGATAAAGTTCGTTTAAACGATTCTTATTTGCGTTTGGGAGACTGTCGCTTTGTGACTTCAAAATACAGTGCAGCAAACGAAGCATACTCAAAAGCAATTGCAGCAAAAGGTGTGGATGCAGATTACGCTCAATTTCAAAAGGCACTTTCTTACGGATTCATGTCAAATAATGCGAAAAAAATTGATGAACTGAACAATTTTGTTAAGATGTACAACAAATCATCTTACCGCGATGATGCTTTGTACGAGTTAGGAAATACGTATGTTGCAGAAAAGAAAAATGATCAGGCGTTAAAAGCTTATGATCAGTTGATTTCAGAATTTAAAAACGGATCATTTACTTCAAAAGCGATCTTAAAACAAGGTTTGATTTATTACAATTCGGATCGTGATGAGCAGGCTTTAACAAAGTTCAAAAAAGTTGCAGCAGAATTTCCAAAAACTCCAGAGGCTTTAGAAGCAGTTTCTACAGCAAGATTAATTTATGTTGATACTGGAAAAGTAGATGAATACGCAACTTGGGTTCGTACACTGGATTTTGTTGCCGTTACAGATGCTGACTTAGACAATGATACATACGATGCCGCTTTCAAACAATACAATCAAAATAATGCTAAAACTGCAATAACTGGCTTTGCTGGTTATGTGAGTAAATTCCCGAATGGAATGCACGCGCTTGAAGCTAATTTCTATTTGGCACAATTGTACTACGCAGAAGGTTCTGAAACTAAATCTATTGCGAATTATCAGTTTGTGATTGATCAGCCGAGAAATGAATTTACGGAGCAGGCATTAAACAGATTAGCTCAAATTTACTTAAAAGCAAAAGACTGCGATAAAGCCATTCCAGTTTTAGTACGTCTAGATAGTGAAGCAGATTTTCCTCAGAATAAAAACTTTGCTCAAGCGAATTTGATGAAGTGTTATTATGATAAAAAAGATTATGACAATTCGGTTGTTTCTGCTGAAAAAGTACTAGAAAATCCAAAAGCTGACGCCGGTGTAAAAGCAGATGCACAAATTATCGTTGCAAGAGCAGCTATCCAGACTGGAAATGAAGATAAAGCAAAAACTGCTTATGCAAAATTAGCGACAACTTCTAAAGGAGAATTAGCAGCAGAAGCCTTGTATTACGATGCTTATTTTAAAACAAAAGAAGGAAAATTTGATGCTTCAAACACTGCCGTTCAGAAATTAGCAAAAAGCTATTCTGCTTATAAATATTATGGTGCTAAAGGTTTGGTTTTGATGGCGAAAAACTTCTACGGATTGAAAGACAGCTATCAGGCAACGTACATTTTAGATAACGTAATTAACAACTTTACCGATTATCCAGATGTGGTTGAAGAAGCGAAAAAAGAATTGAGCGCGATAAAATTAGAAGAATCTAAAACAAATTCGTCGATTAATAAATAA
- a CDS encoding PhzF family phenazine biosynthesis protein, producing MSLPFYIVDVFADKKYAGNQLAVFMDAENLSSEQMQQIAHEINFAESTFVTKLDRENNKAEIKIFTPAHEMQFAGHPIIGTSWVLMNKVFENSPNEIKLKVPIGEIPIHQTEDLIWLKAAQPKFWDVFSKEDFTLFSNLQVSDFENQFPIQEVTTGSAFVMVPLSSKRALENLVLDKDKADKWMKQHCKTDHRGLYFYYFEGSKVMSRLLYIEHNQLLEDAATGSASTCLQASLLKYNTKEIDLINYQGDFINRPSQIYFKGKLVDDQYDINIGGKAQFIAKGEWEA from the coding sequence ATGAGTTTACCCTTTTATATAGTTGATGTTTTTGCCGATAAAAAATATGCTGGAAATCAGCTGGCAGTTTTTATGGATGCAGAGAATCTAAGTTCTGAACAAATGCAGCAAATTGCTCATGAAATTAATTTCGCAGAAAGCACATTTGTGACCAAATTGGACAGAGAAAATAACAAAGCTGAAATTAAAATTTTTACTCCGGCGCATGAAATGCAGTTTGCAGGACATCCAATTATTGGAACTTCATGGGTTTTGATGAATAAAGTATTCGAAAATTCGCCAAACGAAATCAAACTTAAAGTTCCGATTGGAGAAATTCCAATTCATCAGACAGAAGATTTGATTTGGTTAAAAGCAGCTCAGCCAAAATTTTGGGATGTTTTTTCGAAAGAAGATTTTACGCTTTTTAGCAATTTGCAGGTCAGCGATTTTGAAAATCAATTTCCAATTCAGGAAGTTACAACCGGAAGTGCCTTTGTTATGGTTCCCTTAAGCAGTAAAAGAGCTTTAGAAAATCTAGTTTTAGATAAAGATAAAGCAGATAAATGGATGAAGCAGCACTGCAAAACCGATCATAGAGGTTTATATTTTTACTATTTCGAAGGTTCAAAAGTAATGAGCCGATTATTATATATAGAGCATAATCAGTTATTAGAAGATGCTGCAACGGGAAGTGCAAGCACATGTTTACAAGCGTCTCTGCTAAAATACAATACGAAAGAAATAGATCTAATTAATTATCAGGGAGATTTTATTAATAGACCTTCGCAGATTTATTTTAAAGGAAAATTAGTTGATGATCAATATGATATTAACATTGGAGGAAAAGCACAATTTATTGCTAAGGGAGAGTGGGAAGCTTAG
- a CDS encoding TonB-dependent receptor, producing the protein MKLNCRHKIIILLVLLTAQFSIAQKKNESIGTETVNVVKPYSPTISDAFKVKETPSLEDSGNQPKEVIKYSILSVPVASTFTPSKGKAEGVEKAKKERLFNNYATLGLGNYSTLNAELFVNQDLGNNDYLAGMFRHHSSQGGIKDVELNDEFYDTAINIGYGQNNRDNSWNIDLGYQNQIYNWYGLPSDFGSTIPDQRYDLVNSINPDHSYNTFWIGGNAEFTESIFSNLSTKFTHFSDSYSSSENRFFVKPTFTVDVMDQAIKTNVIVDHVSGSFKNNYLQDNTEALKYSFTNVGIEPSFVINENDWTLELGAGVFYSADSENSGNKFYIYPKVNASYKLVGDLMIFYTGVNGGLAQNSYADFVTENPFLSPTLNMRPSSTQYNVFAGLKGKLANNVNYNLTGSYMNEKDKALFKANDYTEVITNEDYAFGNSFGVVYEDIRTFRFYGELKADFSQNVTFGINGTFNSYNTDNAVEAWNLPTMKLSSTLDVNITKQLYAGLNVFYVGERKDMQVNSGIMANYAPITLKSYFDANAHVGYKFNERLTFFLKLNNIGNQAYEKWLNYPVQGFQVLGGANYKFDF; encoded by the coding sequence ATGAAATTAAACTGCCGACATAAAATAATCATTTTGTTAGTGTTATTGACAGCTCAGTTTTCGATTGCGCAGAAGAAAAATGAAAGTATCGGAACGGAGACTGTAAATGTTGTAAAACCTTACTCGCCGACTATTTCTGATGCTTTTAAAGTGAAAGAAACTCCTTCGCTTGAAGACAGCGGCAATCAGCCAAAAGAAGTTATTAAATACAGTATTTTATCTGTTCCTGTGGCTTCTACTTTTACACCTTCTAAAGGAAAAGCAGAAGGTGTTGAAAAAGCTAAAAAAGAAAGATTATTTAATAATTATGCCACTTTAGGATTAGGTAATTACAGTACTTTAAACGCAGAATTATTTGTAAATCAGGATTTGGGGAATAATGATTATCTGGCAGGAATGTTTCGTCATCATTCTTCGCAGGGCGGAATAAAAGATGTAGAGTTAAACGATGAATTTTACGATACCGCAATTAATATTGGTTACGGTCAAAACAATAGAGATAATTCTTGGAATATTGATTTAGGTTATCAAAATCAGATCTATAATTGGTACGGACTTCCGTCGGATTTTGGTTCTACAATTCCAGATCAGCGTTATGATTTAGTGAATAGTATAAATCCAGATCATTCTTATAATACTTTTTGGATTGGTGGAAATGCTGAATTTACAGAAAGTATTTTTAGTAATCTTTCTACAAAATTCACTCATTTTTCAGACAGCTATTCTTCATCAGAAAATAGATTTTTTGTAAAACCTACGTTTACTGTCGATGTAATGGATCAGGCAATCAAAACAAATGTTATTGTAGATCACGTAAGCGGCTCTTTTAAAAATAATTATTTACAAGATAATACAGAAGCTTTGAAATACAGTTTTACAAATGTTGGAATTGAGCCGAGTTTTGTAATTAATGAAAACGATTGGACATTAGAATTAGGAGCTGGTGTTTTCTACAGCGCAGATTCTGAGAACAGCGGCAATAAATTCTATATTTATCCAAAAGTAAATGCTTCTTATAAATTAGTGGGTGATTTAATGATTTTCTACACCGGAGTAAATGGTGGTTTAGCTCAGAATTCTTACGCCGATTTTGTGACTGAAAATCCGTTTTTGTCTCCAACTTTAAATATGCGTCCGTCTAGTACACAATACAATGTTTTTGCAGGATTGAAAGGAAAGCTGGCAAATAATGTCAATTATAATTTGACAGGTTCTTACATGAATGAAAAAGATAAAGCGTTATTTAAAGCAAATGATTACACAGAAGTAATTACAAATGAAGATTATGCTTTTGGGAATTCATTTGGAGTAGTATACGAGGATATTAGAACTTTCCGTTTTTACGGAGAATTAAAAGCCGATTTTTCTCAGAATGTAACTTTTGGAATCAACGGAACATTTAATAGTTATAATACAGATAACGCAGTTGAAGCCTGGAATTTACCAACAATGAAATTAAGTTCGACTTTAGACGTTAATATTACTAAGCAATTATACGCTGGGCTGAATGTTTTTTATGTGGGTGAAAGAAAAGACATGCAGGTAAATTCTGGAATTATGGCAAATTATGCTCCAATAACTTTAAAAAGTTATTTTGATGCAAACGCCCATGTTGGTTATAAATTCAACGAACGTTTAACGTTTTTCTTGAAATTGAATAATATTGGAAATCAGGCTTATGAAAAATGGTTAAATTATCCTGTACAAGGATTCCAAGTTTTAGGAGGAGCAAATTATAAATTTGATTTTTAA
- the asnB gene encoding asparagine synthase B has translation MCGIVCAFDLKQKAEALRPQVLEMSKIIRHRGPDWSGIYSNDKAILSHERLAIVDPASGKQPLFTEDKKLVLAANGEIYNHRDLRKQFEGKYNFQTESDCEVILALYKEKGVSFVDELNGIFGFAIYDVDKDEYFVARDHMGIIPLYIGWDQHGTFYVASELKALEGYCTKIELFPPGHYLSSKDGEFVQWYKRDWTEYDAVKDNETSIPEIKKALEAAVHRQLMSDVPYGVLLSGGLDSSITSAVAKKFAQKRIESDDTTDAWYPQLHSFSVGLEGSPDLAAARKVADHIGTIHHEIKFTIQEGLDAVRDVIYNLETYDVTTVRASTPMWLMARVIKSMGIKMVLSGEGADELFGGYLYFHKAPNAREFHEENVRKLGKLHMYDCLRANKSLAAWGIEGRVPFLDKEFMDVAMRINPQDKMINKEHPMEKWVVRKAFEDMLPESVAWRQKEQFSDGVGYSWIDTLKEVVAREVSDEQLANARFKFPLQTPTSKEEYYYRSIFTEHFPSDAAALCVPQEASVACSTKIALEWDEAFKNMNDPSGRAVASVHDDAYAKA, from the coding sequence ATGTGTGGAATTGTATGTGCCTTTGATCTTAAACAAAAAGCCGAAGCGTTAAGACCTCAAGTATTAGAAATGTCAAAAATCATTCGTCACCGCGGACCAGACTGGAGCGGAATTTACAGCAATGATAAAGCGATTCTTTCTCACGAGCGTTTGGCAATTGTAGATCCAGCTTCAGGAAAACAACCTTTATTTACAGAAGATAAAAAATTGGTTTTAGCTGCAAACGGTGAGATTTACAATCACAGAGATTTACGTAAACAATTTGAAGGAAAATATAACTTTCAAACTGAAAGTGACTGTGAGGTTATTTTAGCTTTATATAAAGAAAAAGGAGTAAGTTTTGTTGATGAATTAAACGGAATCTTTGGATTTGCAATTTATGATGTTGATAAAGACGAGTATTTTGTTGCTCGTGATCATATGGGAATTATTCCATTGTATATTGGATGGGATCAGCACGGAACTTTTTACGTTGCTTCTGAATTGAAAGCGTTAGAAGGATATTGTACCAAAATTGAATTATTTCCTCCAGGGCATTACTTATCAAGCAAAGATGGCGAATTTGTACAATGGTACAAAAGAGACTGGACAGAATATGATGCTGTAAAAGACAACGAAACAAGTATTCCGGAAATCAAAAAAGCGTTAGAAGCAGCGGTTCACAGACAATTAATGAGTGATGTTCCTTATGGAGTTTTACTTTCTGGAGGTTTAGATTCGTCTATTACTTCGGCTGTGGCTAAGAAATTTGCTCAAAAAAGAATTGAGTCAGACGACACTACAGATGCTTGGTATCCGCAATTGCACTCTTTTTCAGTTGGTTTAGAAGGTTCTCCAGATTTAGCTGCGGCACGTAAAGTGGCAGACCATATCGGAACGATTCACCACGAAATTAAATTCACTATCCAAGAAGGTTTGGATGCTGTTCGTGATGTAATTTATAACTTAGAAACGTATGATGTAACTACAGTTAGAGCTTCGACTCCAATGTGGTTAATGGCGAGAGTTATCAAATCAATGGGAATCAAAATGGTTCTTTCTGGAGAAGGTGCAGATGAGTTATTTGGAGGATATTTGTATTTCCATAAAGCGCCAAATGCTAGAGAATTTCACGAAGAAAACGTTCGTAAATTAGGAAAACTTCATATGTACGACTGCTTACGTGCCAACAAAAGTTTAGCAGCTTGGGGAATCGAAGGTCGTGTGCCATTTTTAGATAAAGAATTTATGGATGTTGCAATGCGCATCAACCCACAAGATAAAATGATCAACAAAGAGCATCCGATGGAAAAATGGGTAGTTCGTAAAGCTTTTGAAGATATGCTTCCAGAAAGTGTAGCTTGGAGACAAAAAGAACAATTTTCTGATGGAGTAGGATACAGCTGGATTGATACTTTAAAAGAAGTGGTAGCCAGAGAAGTTTCAGACGAGCAATTAGCAAACGCTAGATTTAAATTCCCGTTACAAACGCCAACTTCAAAAGAAGAGTATTACTATCGTTCGATCTTTACAGAACATTTCCCAAGTGATGCAGCAGCTTTATGTGTGCCTCAGGAAGCAAGTGTGGCTTGTAGTACAAAAATTGCTTTGGAGTGGGATGAGGCATTCAAAAACATGAATGATCCTTCTGGTAGAGCAGTGGCAAGTGTTCACGATGATGCTTATGCTAAAGCTTAA
- the asnB gene encoding asparagine synthase B codes for MSGLLAVIGKGKDPKLVKQLSERMSHRGPDESDIHIMENGSILCHESLSIIDLNSGKQPIQGTQNAWMVHDGEIYNYQELKDTVLKHHTFRTASDSEVIVHLYEEFGYDFCNKLDGDFAFVVIDGDKYIAGRDPIGVKPLYYGLDERGRIYFSSEMKAVADQCKSFSTFPPGHYYTAKTGFVKYYHPEYEDHKNADHSLDLGSIRQSLINATSKRLLANVSVGVILSGGLDSSLTSSIASRLLKGNGEKLHSFSIGLDADSPDNIAARKAAEFLGTDHHEIHFSVEEGVQILEKVIYHIETYDIICVRSGVPMYLLSQAIAEQGVKVILSGEGADEVFGGHLYFRNAPSAEEFQDETIERVQKLFTADLLRADKTTMAHGLEVRFPFLDTEFLDVNIRIKTEEKQPKTYDGVEKYILRKAFDTPEDPYLPADVLWRQKEQFSDGVGYNWVDELIEYCASQVTDEQLAGASVEFPYNSPTTKEAYLYRSIFHKYYPQVSAAQTVRKWIPKWQENLDPSGRANAAHLQGNFEKVKSGVAV; via the coding sequence ATGTCTGGATTATTGGCCGTTATTGGTAAAGGAAAAGACCCCAAGCTTGTAAAACAACTTTCTGAAAGAATGTCACATCGAGGACCTGATGAAAGTGATATTCATATTATGGAAAATGGCAGTATACTTTGTCATGAAAGCCTGTCGATAATAGACCTTAATTCGGGAAAGCAGCCAATTCAAGGAACTCAAAATGCCTGGATGGTGCATGATGGCGAAATTTATAACTATCAAGAACTTAAGGATACTGTTTTAAAACATCATACATTTAGAACGGCTTCTGATTCTGAGGTAATTGTACATCTTTATGAAGAGTTTGGTTATGATTTCTGTAATAAACTTGATGGTGACTTTGCTTTCGTAGTTATCGATGGTGATAAATACATAGCTGGTCGTGATCCTATAGGTGTTAAACCGCTGTATTATGGTTTAGATGAAAGAGGGAGAATTTATTTTTCTTCAGAAATGAAAGCTGTTGCAGATCAATGTAAGTCATTTTCTACTTTTCCTCCAGGACATTATTATACCGCAAAAACTGGTTTTGTAAAATATTACCACCCTGAATACGAAGATCATAAAAATGCAGATCATTCTTTGGACTTAGGTTCAATTCGTCAAAGTTTAATAAATGCAACAAGCAAACGTTTATTAGCAAATGTTTCAGTTGGTGTTATACTTTCAGGAGGATTAGATTCTTCATTAACATCATCAATTGCTTCTAGATTATTAAAAGGGAACGGAGAAAAACTGCATTCTTTTTCAATTGGATTAGACGCTGATTCACCAGATAATATTGCCGCAAGAAAAGCAGCGGAATTTTTAGGGACAGATCATCACGAAATTCACTTTTCTGTAGAGGAAGGTGTGCAGATTTTAGAAAAAGTAATTTATCATATTGAAACGTACGATATTATCTGTGTACGATCTGGAGTTCCAATGTATTTATTGTCTCAAGCAATTGCTGAACAAGGAGTTAAAGTAATTTTATCAGGAGAAGGAGCAGATGAAGTTTTTGGAGGTCATTTGTATTTTAGAAATGCACCATCTGCAGAAGAATTTCAGGATGAAACAATAGAGAGAGTTCAGAAGTTATTTACAGCTGATTTGCTGCGTGCAGATAAAACAACAATGGCACACGGACTAGAAGTGAGGTTTCCGTTTTTAGATACAGAATTTTTAGATGTAAATATCCGTATTAAAACAGAAGAAAAACAGCCTAAAACTTATGATGGAGTTGAAAAATACATTTTAAGAAAAGCTTTTGATACTCCTGAAGATCCTTACTTGCCGGCAGATGTTCTATGGCGCCAGAAAGAACAATTTTCAGATGGAGTTGGATACAATTGGGTCGATGAGTTAATTGAATATTGTGCTTCGCAGGTGACAGATGAACAATTGGCTGGTGCTAGTGTTGAATTTCCATACAATTCGCCAACAACAAAAGAAGCTTATTTATATCGATCAATTTTCCATAAATATTATCCACAGGTAAGTGCTGCACAAACAGTGCGCAAATGGATTCCAAAATGGCAGGAAAACCTTGATCCAAGTGGAAGAGCGAACGCTGCGCATTTACAAGGAAACTTTGAGAAAGTAAAATCTGGAGTTGCAGTTTAG